In bacterium, the DNA window TGGAGAGCGGCGTCTTCTGTTCCCCCGCCACGAGGATCGATCCCACCACGGCGATCGCCGAGATGGCGTTGGTCAAGGACATCAGCGGGGTATGAAGGAGGGGCGACACGCGACGGATGACCTCGAACCCCACGAAGGTGGCCAATACGAACACGTAGAGACCCTGCTCGAGTTCCAGGCTCATCCCTTCACCTCCCCCCCCCCCTCGCGCGTCACCAGCGCGTCGCGGAGGATCTCGTCCTCGAGGTCGACCTGGAACCGCCCGTCCTTCCAGAACGCCAGTACGAAGGAGGCGAGGTTGCGCGAGAACAACGTGCTGGCGTGCCACGGCATCGTGGCGGGCAGGTTGTCGGGACCGCAGATCGTGACGCCTCGCTCATCCAGCGTCTCCCCGGGCCGGGTCAGCTCGCAGTTCCCCCCGCCCTCCGCGGCCACGTCGACGATCACCGAGCCCGGGCGCATCGAATGGACCATCTCCGCGGTGATGAGCCGGGGGGCCTTCACCCCGCCGATCAGGGCGGTCGTGATGACCACGTCCGCCGCGGCGCACCGTCCTGCAAGGAGATCCGCCTGCTTCCTGTAGAATTCCTCGGAGAGTTCTTTCGCGTACCCCCCCGCGTCCTGTGCGACCTCCCCGGTTTCGACGCCGATGAATCGGGCCCCGAGGCTCTGTACTTGTTCCCGGACCTCCGGCCGCGTGTCCGTTGCCTCGACGACGG includes these proteins:
- a CDS encoding NAD(P) transhydrogenase subunit alpha, producing MSLELEQGLYVFVLATFVGFEVIRRVSPLLHTPLMSLTNAISAIAVVGSILVAGEQKTPLSTVLGTIAVACSMINIVGGYLITYRMLRMFRKSGREKT